Within the Desulfovibrio oxyclinae DSM 11498 genome, the region TGAACACCGAAGATGCGCGGCAGTTTCTCGATGACTCCAAGCGCGTGGAGTTTGAGGAAACCGGCCATGATCGCGGTAACGTTTCCAGCATTTCCGATGGGGACGAAAACGCATTTTCCATCCAGATCCCAATCATACCACTGCGCGATTTCGAATGCGTATGACTCCTGACCGAGGATGCGCCATGCGTTCTTGGAGTTCAGAAGCGCAACGCGATAGTTGTCTGCCAAGTGCTCGACAACCTTCATGCAGTCGTCGAAAACTCCGGGAACTTCCAGCACGGTGGCGCCGGAGCCAAGCGGCTGAGAAAGCTGCGCGGGGGTGACTTTGCCCTGCGGAAGAATAACCACGGACTTGATGGGACCGCCGACGTACGAGGCGTAGAGCGCAGCCGCCGCAGAGGTGTCGCCTGTGGAGGCGCATACAGTCAGGATTTCATCCCATCCCTTGGCACGTGTCAGGGATTTGAGATAGCTGAATGCGCAGGCCATTCCACGATCTTTGAAGGACGCGCTGGGGTTCTGTCCGTCGTTCTTGTAAGCGGTTCGCAGGCCCGTGCGCTCATTCAGTGAGTCGGACGAAGCCACTACCGGGGTGTTCCCTTCGCCGAGGTAGACGATGTCATCTTCGTTCAGCACCGGGGCCATCAGCTCGTAAAAGCGGAAGATGCCGCGCAGGGCGGTATTCTTGGATGCCGCGCGTTTATCGAAAATTCTGCGCCATTCCAGTCCGGACGTCTTCTTCAACTCGTCGAAGTTCAGGTCTTCCAGCAGGAACACGCCACCGCAGTCGGGGCAGGTGTAATGCAGTTCGTCCGTGGGGAAACGCTTGCCGCAGCCCAGACAGAAATATTCCATGTTGCCGCGGTAATCGGGAAAAATGTCCTTGCTCATGGTCGGGTCATCCATTGGTTGAATTGCTTGGAACGATCGGGTCGTCGAGGTTCCGGTTACAACAGACGCTCGGGAAGATCATCCCTTTTCTGAGGGGAATTGCGGATTACGGCCAGACGCGGGGAATGCTCAGCACCACCATGGCCGCACCGAGGCTGAACTTGATGGTGAAGCCGAACGCCTTGCCCCAGAAAGAACCAAGGGCTGCGTATTTGGCGGCTTCCATGCCCTTTCCGGGCAGCTCCACCACGAGGCATCCAAGATAGGCCCCCCCGAGCGCTCCAAGTATCGCGCCGATGCCGAAGAAGAAGGGTGCACCAAATATGGCGCCGATGATGGCTCCGACGATGCCGCCGACGTTACCTCGTCCAGTGGCTCCATAGCGCTTGGCGCCCCAACACTGCATGACGAACTCAAGAACTTCGCCCACCACTGCCATGACTGCGAGAACTGCGACGAAGCCCCAGCCCATGGACTCGGGATAGATCCACTTCCACAGGGCCACGAGTGCGAGGGCTATCCAGTTGGCCGGGCCTCCGAAGACGTTGATGATTTGGGAGGCCAACAGAAGAAGGATGATCAGACTCGACCAGAGGTACTCCATGGATGACTACTCCTTGTCGCGAAGGTCCATCACGCGCACGGCCTTGCCCGGCGCCTTGGGGATGGAATCGTGCATGACCAGTTCCACGCGCGGGGTGACGAGAATCTCGTCGCACAGCCTCGCGGCGATGCGCTTCTGAAGTCCTTGCAGGGCGCGCATGTCTTCCACGAAGTACTCGTCCTTGATCTCCACCTTGACGCGCAACTGATCCATATATCCTTCGCGGAAGAGTTCGATAAGGTAATTCTGTCCCACCTCGGGCATGGACATGAGCGCCTGCTCTATCTGCATGGGGTAAATGTTCACGCCCTTGAGGATCAGCATGTCGTCCGCGCGGCCTGCGATGCGGTCAATGCGCCGTCCGGTGCGGCCGCAAGGACATTCGCCGGGCAGGAAACGCGTGAGATCACGCGTGCGGTAGCGGATAATGGGCATGCCTTCACGTGTCAGGGTGGTCATGACCAGTTCGCCGATCTCGCCCTCGGGAACATGTTCACCAGTTGCGGGATCGATGATTTCTGCGATGTAGGAGTCTTCCCATACGTGCATTCCGTTCTGTTCGGTGCATTCAAAGGCCACGCCGGGACCGTTCATTTCCGAAAGACCGTAGGAGTTGTACGCCTTGAGGTGCAGCATTTCTTCGATGCGCCGGCGGGTCTCCTCGGTGTGCGGTTCCGCGCCGATCAGGGCGATTTTCCACGGCATGTCTTCCGGCTCATAGCCTTCTTCCCGCACCTTGGCGGCAAAGTAGAGCGCAAAGGACGGGATGATGTGCATCGCGGTAACGTTGAAATCGCGAATGAGCTTGATCTGACGTTTGGTGTTGCCTGCCCCGGCCGGAATGGTGAGGCAGCCAAGGCGCTCGGAGCCGTAGTGGATGCCCAGTCCGCCGGTAAACAGGCCATAGCCGCTCAGGTTCTGGAGCACGTCGGAGCGACGGATACCCACCGCATACATGGAACGGGCCATGAGCTCGGCCCAGGTGTCCAGATCCTTCTGAGTGTAGAGAATGGCCGTGGGTGTACCGGTGGTGCCGGACGAGGCGTGCAGGCGCACGAACTCATCAAGGGGACGTGTCAGCAGACCGTATGGATACTGCCCGCGAAGGTCATCCTTGGTAGTGAAAGGCAGGTTGGTGATGTCCGCGGCGGTCCGAATGTCCTCGGGGTCGAAATCCTTGAGCCTTTCCGCATAAAAAGGAGAAGTCATGGCATTTTTGACCACGGCGCGAAGCCGTTCGGCCTGCAATTTCTCCAGTTCAGGGCGGGCGAGGGTTTCAGCGGGATCGAAATACATGATGGCCCCTTGTTCTTGGTTGGTTATTCGGACTGCTGCGGATTTTCGCCGTATTCGGAACCGTACGGCAGTGTCTCCATGTTTTCGAAGAGGGTGCATTCCTTCTTGAAATACAGGGTGAGGGAACCCGTCGGACCGTTACGCTGTTTGCCGATGATGACTTCCGCCTCGAATTTGCGAGGGTTGTCATCGCTTTTGTTGTAAGCGGCATCGCGATACAGAAAGATGATGATATCGGCGTCCTGCTCGATAGCTCCGGATTCACGCAGGTCGGACATCATGGGACGCTTGTCCGTGCGTTCTTCGACCTTGCGGTTGAGCTGCGAGAGGGCGATGACCGGAACGTCCAGCTCCTTGGCAAGCGCCTTGAGGCTTCGGGAAATGTCGGAGATTTCCTGCTCACGCGAGTCGGGACGGGCACTGGAGCGCATCAGCTGCAGGTAGTCCACCACGATCAGACCGATGTCGTGCTCGGCCTTCAGTCGGCGGCACTTGGCCTGAAGGTCCAACGTGGACAGAGCGGGCGTATCGTCAATGAAGATAGGGGCCTGCTGAAGAACATCGGCAGCCTCGTAAAGACGCTGCCAGTCGTCGTCCTCAAGGTAGCCAGTACGCAGATTGCTCAGATGCACCTGACTCTGAACCGCGAGCAGGCGTGTCATGAGCTGTTCCATGGACATTTCGAGCGAAAAAACAGCCGTGGGAACCTCGGAACGGGCTCCGGCGCGAAGTGCGAGGTTCAGCGCGAATGCGGTCTTGCCCATGGAAGGTCGGCCCGCGACGATGAGCAGGTCGGATTTCTGCAGTCCGGCCGTCATCTTGTCAAACTCTGTGTAATGGGTCTGGATCCCCGTGACCGCGCTCTTGTTTTCGAATTTGTGCGTCAGTTCCTCAAAGACCTTGCCCACCAGCCGTTTGCTGTCGAGCATGTTGGTCTCGGCCTTGGACTGCGCGATCTTGAAAATGTCTTTTTCCGCAACGCTGAGCATCTCATCCACATTGCCTGTCTCGAAACAACTGCCGATGATGTTTGCGGAAATGTCGATAAGTTGACGCAGGATGGCTTTGTCGCGAACAATCTTGGCATGGTAGTTCGCATTGGAGGCGCTGACCACGGAGTCGGCCAGCTCAGCCAGATAAACCGGACCGCCGATGGAATCGAGCGTGCCCTTGGTGCTCAGGTGGTTGCCCACCGTGATCAGGTCAATTGGGCTGTTGCTGCGCGAAAGTTCCGTAAAGGCCTCGAAAATGGCCTTGTGAGAAGGAGAATAGAAATGATCGCCCTGAACGATCTCGACGAGCGAGTTGAACAGGGACGGACTCTGGAATACGCCGCCCAGAACGGCCTGTTCGGCCTCAAGGTTGTGCGGAGGGACTTTACGCAAAATGTCGGAGGAAGCCCCTTGCAGGGCCTCCTCCGACGTCTTTGCGTTGCGATAGTTGCCGGACTTATTCGGTCTCGGCATCGGCGGATTCGGCAGCCGCTTCGGGCTCGGCCTCGGCAGCCGGAGCTTCCTCGACGGGCTCCTCGATCACGCCGCCTTTCTTGGCGACAGTGAGCTTCAGCTCGCCGCGAACATCCGGATGCAGCTTGATTTCGATTTCGAACTCGCCCAGAGAACGGATGGGGTCTTCCAGCACGATCTTGCGGCGGTCGATGTCCACACCCTGTTCGGCCATGGCGTCGGCAATGTGGGTCGGGGTGACGGAGCCGTACAGCTTGTCGCCTTCACCCACACGCACGGTGATTTCCACCGGGGTGGCGGCAATCTTGGCAGCCAGTTCTTCAGCGTCGGCGCGCAGGCGGTCGGCCTGGGCCTGGAGCTTCTTGCGCTCAAGCTCGAACTGCTTCAGGTATGCAGCGGTAGCCGGAGCGGCAAATCCCTGAGGAATCAGGTAGTTGCGGCCATAGCCCGGCTTGACGGTAACCACGTCGCCGAGGCGACCGAGGGAGTCGATGTCAGCACGAAGAATAAGTTTCATGATGCGTCCTCCCTACAGGTTGGTCTTCTTTTTCACGTCCGTGGAGTGGACAGTGGTGTAGTACAGAAGAGCCATCTGGCGAGCGCGCTTGACCTCGGTGGTCAGCCTGCGCTGATGCTTGGCGCAGGTACCGGTGATGCGACGGGCAATGATTTTGCCGCGCTCGGTCACGAAGTCCTTGAGGACGTCCGGGCGCTTGTAATCCAGGGGGAGTTCAGCGTCGGCACAGAACCGGCAGAACTTCCTACGCGGAGTGAATTTTTTGCGAAATGCCATTTTCGATCCTCCTTACGCGGCCTGCTTGACGGTGATGAACTTGAAGATGCCGTCGGTGATGCGGATGTGACGTTCCAGCTCGGCGATCAGCTTGCCGGGAGCGTCAAACACCAGGCGCACGTAGTAGCCCCGGGACTGCTTCTGAACGGGATAGGCGAGGGTGCGCATGCCCCACTCGTCGGTCTCAGACATTTCGCCGCCCTGATCGGCGATGATCCCGGTGAATTTGTCCAGGATTTCCTTGCGGTTCTCCTCACCCAGTTCGGGGGAGAGCAGCAGAAGGGTTTCGTAAGATGCCATGTTTCCTCCTTTTGGTCATGGGCCCCGCTCCGTGGCGCGGAGCAGAGCAAGGCAAGAGAGGGTATTTAGTCCCTTTCCTTGTTGCTGTCAAGCTTGTCGCCATCGTCTTGCGGCTTCCAGCCGCACGCCTTGTCCGGGCCTCAGCCCAGCTTTATGCCCAGCTTCGGGAAGACGAAGCGGGCGATGACGTAACCGGCGACGAAGACAATTCCCAGTATGGCGAGATCGCCCATGGCGTCCTCCTAACTCGAAAGATCGCTGCCCGTAAGCAGCTTGTAGGCTTCGAGGTATTTCTTTCTTGTGCCCTCGGCGATTTCTTCCGGTATGGAAGGTCCGGGGGGCTGTTTGTTGAATCCGATGTCCACAAGCCAGTCGCGCATGTACTGCTTGTCAAAGCTGGGCTGGGACTTTCCGGCTTCGTAGCCTTCGACCGGCCAGAAGCGGGAGGAATCAGGGGTCAGCACTTCGTCGATGAGGGTGAGTTCACCGTCCACGATGCCGAATTCGAATTTGGTGTCCGCGATGATGATGCCGCGTTCCCGGGCGTAGTCACGGGCACGGCTGTAAATGGAGAGCGAAAGCTCCTCGACCTGACGCATCATGCTTTCGCCGACGAGTTCGGCGGCGCGCTCCAGCGTGATGTTTTCGTCGTGATCCCCGAGATCGGCCTTGGTGGAAGGCGTGAAAAGGGGCTGAGGGAGCATTTCCGATTCCTGAAGGTTGTCCGGCAGTTTATGCCCGCAGACTTCGCCGGTCTTCTGGTAATCCTTCCAACCGGAGCCGGTGATGAAGCCGCGTACAATACATTCAATAGGCAGCGGCTTGGCCTTTTTGACCAGCACGGAACGGCCTTCGAGCATTTCACGGTGGGCCTTGAGCGGCTCGGGGTAGTCATCCACGCGAGAAGCGATGACGTGGTTGGGCACCAGGTCTTTCATGCGCTCCATCCAGAACAGGGTGATGCTGTTGAGCACCGCGCCTTTCTGCGGGATGGGGTCCGGCATGACCACGTCGAATGCGGAAATGCGGTCGGTAGTCACGATGAGCAGGGTCTGCTCGTCTATCTCGTAGATGTCGCGGACCTTGCCCCGGGAAACAAGGGGGTATTCCTTGATGTCGGTGTTGACGACGGTTTTCATGGCGGCTCCCTTTTATGATTTCTTGTTGCGGCATTCCACGCTTCTGGCGTGTGCCTCAAGGCCTTCCAGTCTGGCAAGTCGGGCTATCTTGTCGCCGTGCTCGGCTACATAGCTCGGGCTTGCTGCGATGACACTGGATTTTTTGCAGAAATTTTGAACAGACAGGGCGGAGGAGAACCGTACGGTTCGCAATGTCGGCAGAACGTGGTTCGGCCCTGCGAAGTAGTCGCCAACCGGTTCCGGGGAATGGTGACCCATGAAGATGGCCCCCGCGTGGCGGATGGCGCCGAGGTGTGACCACGGATCGGCAAGCGACAGTTCAAGGTGTTCTGGCGCGATCCGATTGATCAAATCGGCTCCGGTAACGAGATCCTCTACAATGATGGTCGCTCCCCAGTCGGCAAGAGCCTTGGCCGCGATTTCGCCCCGCGGGAGTTCCGCGGTCTGGAGCTTGAGCTGTTCGCAGGTCTTTTCGGCCAGTTCCGGGCTGTCGGTAACAAGAATCGATGCGGCAAGCGGGTCGTGCTCGGCCTGAGAGAGCATGTCGGCGGCGAGCCATTCCGGATTGGCGGAGTCATCCGCAAGGATGGCAATTTCGCTGGGGCCAGCCACCATGTCGATGCCGATCTGCCCGATGAGTTGTGATTTGGCCGTGGCAACGAAGATGTTCCCAGGGCCCGCGATGACATCGCATGGAGCGATGCTTTCGGTGCCATAGGCAAGGGCTCCAATGGCCCATGCACTGCCGGAAAGATGGATTTCCTTCAGTCCCAGAAGTGCGGCGGTGGCGAGGATGTAGGGGTTGAGCGTACCGTCCTCGCGCGGCGGCGAGGTCACGGCAATGCTCTCAACCCCGGCGACCTGCGCCGGAATGGCATTCATGATGAGGCTGGAAATGAGCGGAGTCTCGCCGCCTTTGCCGCCGGGAACATACAGACCGACACGATCCACCGGGCGCACCATCTGGCCGAGAATGGTGCCGTCCTCAGCAGTTGTCCACCACGAGTTTTCACGCTGCTTTTCGTGAAAGATCCGGACATTGTCGATGGCTTCCGCAAGAATGTCTTTGTCTTCGGCCGGGATGGAGTCAAGCGCACCCAGAATGATTTCCTCGGGGACCGTCAATTGTTCGCGCGTGATTTTCGGGCAATCGAATTTGGCGGTGTATTCCACAAGCGCAGTGTCGCCACGGCTACGGATGGTGTCGAGTATTTCCCTGACAATGCCGTCAACCTTGGTGTCCGGGTCCTTGCGCCTGTCCAGCCACTGCTGGATTTCGTCCCAGTCCTGATGTCCCGTGTACGTAAGTTGTTTGCAGGGCATGCTGCTCCTCTGCGGCTGAGTGGTCGGAAAAATATGCTGCTTGCCGGGACGCCATCTATACCCAAGGGGTGGTGAAAAGTCGAGAGTGGGGAAGGCAACAAAAAAGGGCCGGGGCAAAAGCCCCGGCCCGGTAATGTCGCTTGGCAAGCAGGTATTCGCTTACAGCTTAGAAGCTGTAGTTCATACCCATGGACAGCTTGTAGGCGTCTCCGCCTGCGTCGTCGCCCCAGATGTCTTCATCCAGGTCGGCGTTCACCCAACCGAGTTCGACGTAACCGGTCAGTTCGTCGTAGATCTTGTACTGAGAGTCGAAGTTGACTTCCCAAACGTGATCTTCTTCGGTGAGGGTGTTGCCGTAAGCAACGTTCTTGTAGTCGGCGAAGTTGACGTCGTCAGCCCAGTCTTCGTCGTTGGTACCGGTGTAGTAGATGATGCGGGCGGTGTGGGTCAGGTCTTCCATGAAGGAGAAGTCGTTCATGGCGAGGCCGAGAGCCCAGAAGCCGAGCAGGTTCGGGTCGTTACCGGCGATGGCGCTGGAGAGGCCCCAGTTACCATCGGTGTAGAAGGAGCTGATAGCCCAGTCAGCAGCGAGGGTGGGCATACGCTCGGATTCGCCACCGCTGTCGGAGGAGTTTCCGTCTTCACCGGAGGTGTAAACGAAGAACAGTTCCGGGGTCACGTACTCTTCCCAGCCGGTGTAGGCCACGGAAGCGTCGAAGAGCCAACCGGACATCTTCTGAGCGTCGTCTTCAGCGTCAACGGTACCGTAGTTGAAGTCGGCCTTGGTCACGAAGTCAGCAAAGGTGCCTTCGAAAGCAACACCGGCCCACCAGGCGCCGTCCAGCTCATCGTTAGCCAGGCCGGAAGCGAAAGCGCGACCGCCGGAGAAAACGGTGCCGTTGTCAACGGATTCGCCGAGGTTGGCGTAAGCGAAGAACGGGGAGACCTTGATGTTGTCGAAGCTCATGGGAGCAACGGCAAAGTAGACGTCCTGCTGACCGAGGTGAGCGTCGGACTGACCACCGCGGGCGTAACCAACGAGGTAGGAGATGTTCTCGGTGATCGGACCGCCTATGGTAGCAGCAGCCACTTCATCATTCAGGATCATGCCGCCGTTCAGGTCAACAGCGGAGGGCAGGGACAGGGCCTGATAACCAACGCGAGCGTTGACTTCAGTGCCGGGCCAGTTGAAATCAATGTAACCCTGCTTCAGTTCGAAAACGTTAGCGGAGCTAGCGGTGATGGCCAGTTCGTCCTGACCCCAGGTGCTGGTGCCAGCTTCAGTGTACAGCACGCCCTTGAGGTTTTCATTGGCGATGAACTGGAACTTGGTGCGAAGACGCTGCAGAACGTTGTAGGACTGCGGCCTTTCGTCGTCGCGGTCTTCGTCAAGACCCATGTTGCTCTGCCAGTAAGCTTCGAAGGTGTAGTCACCGGAAGCTTTGATGTCAGCCGCTGCAGCGGTGGTGGCCAGGCCCAGCACGAAAGTGCAGAGCAGAGCCATCATGACAAAACGTTTCATTGTTTACCTTCCTTCTTTTGCAATTTGCGCCAAGCAATTGGCATTACCGAGTCTCCTTTTACGCGAGCCTGTGGTGGGATGCAAGGGGTAGAGGCGTGATTTTTTGAAAAAGGTACAATTTTTTTTACGGTCCAAAAAATTGGCCCTTGCTGTTGGCGGGTTCAGGTTTATATACTCGAAATAATTGTACTTATTGTTGTCCTTGATAGCCTTTCTGTCACGCGGTATTAGTCAGGTTCTTCAAAAAAAGTCTCATTTTTCAAAAACGGAGCGCGACACGTTGAGTCCGGAGTACAAATTTTCAGCCACCGATTTCCCTCGCACGCCCGGGGTGTACCTGATGAAGGATTCATCGGGGAAAATCATTTATGTGGGCAAGGCGTCCAGCCTCCGGGCGCGGCTTGCTTCCTATTTCAGAGCACCCGAAGGGCTGACGCCCAAAACCCGGGCTCTGGTGGAGCGCATCGCTTCGATCGACATTCTCCTTGCTTCTTCCGAGAAGGAGGCCCTGCTTTTGGAGGCCAGTCTTATCAAGAAGCACCGTCCGCGCTACAACGTGGTGCTTCGGGACGACAAGCAGTATGTTCTTTTCCGGCTGGACAAATCGCATCGGTATCCTCGCCTTGTGATGACGCGAAAGGCTGTTCGCGATGGCGCCGTGCATTTCGGTCCGTTTACCTCTGCCGCCGCGGCCAAGCAGACATGGAAGCTCGTGGGCAAGGTTTTTCAGCTTCGTAAATGCTCCGACCACGCCTTCAACAACCGCGTTCGTCCATGTCTCTATTATGATATGGGCCAGTGCCTCGGGCCGTGCGTGCTTGATGTGGATCCTGATGAGTATCGAGAGGTCGTCAAGCGCGTGGAGTTGTTTCTTGCCGGAAGAACGTCCGAACTGCTTGATCAACTTCGCCGTGAAATGCAAGCCGCGTCTGAAGTGTTGGAATTCGAACGGGCGGCCCGCATTCGTGACCAGATTCGTGCCGTGGAGCAGACGGTGGAACGGCAGGTTGCGGTGCTTCCTGACGGCAAAGACCTTGATGTGGCGGCCATGGCGGAAACAGTTGGCGGTCTCGGCCTCGGCCTGTTGTTCATTCGCCAGGGCAAGCTGCTCGATGAGAAACATTTCTTCTGGCCGGGCCTGACGCTGGAAGAAGGGCCCGAAGCGCTTCGCAGTTTTCTGATCCAGTTCTATACCAAGGGAAAATTCCTGCCACCACGCATCATCGCGCCGGGTATTGAGGACCCTGAGGTTGTGTCGGAGGCCCTTTCCGAGCACTCCGGCAAGCCGGTGCGTGTGGCGGTGCCTTACGGTTCACGCGACAAACATCTTGTGGATCTCGCATCTCGCGTTGCGCTCAGGGCTGAGTCGGATCGCGAGGTGGGTGTTTCCGTCATGCTGAAAAACGCCTTGCGGTTAGACAGGGAGCCGGAGCGCATTGAAGGCGTTGACGCATCACATCTTGGCGGGCAGGGCATGCGCGTGGGGCAGGTTGTCTTTGTGGATGGGCTGCGTTCCAAGGATGATACGCGGGTGTACTCGGTACCCGAGTCCGAGGGGAGTTCCGATGACTACGCGGCCTTGGCCGAATGGGCAGCGCGTCGTGTGGAGTCCGGTCCGCCATGGCCCGACCTTGTGCTTATAGACGGTGGCAAGGGTCAGCTCGCCTCGGTGGAGCGGGCGTTGTCCGAGCACGGGGTGGACTGGCCATTGGCTTCTATTGCCAAGGGGCCGTCGCGCCGTGCGGGAGAGTTGGAGGACAGAATATTCCGGCCGGGACGAAGCAACCCGATGAAGCTCAAACCCGGATCGCCCGAGCTACTCTTTCTGCAACGGGTGCGCGATGAGGTGCACCGTCTGGTTATCGGTGCACAGCGAAAGACCAGAAAACAGCGTGTTCTGGACAGTCAGGTGGGCTCCATAGAGGGGGTCGGTCCCAAAACGGCAAGGTTGCTGTGGGATCGCTTTGGCGGAATTGATGCCATGCTGGAGGCCACGCTGGAGGATATAATGTCCTTGCCGGGCATCGGAAAGAAACGCGCCACCGTCATTCACGAGGCGTTGGAGCGGATGCGAAAGGCCAAATCCCGCTAGATTTCGAAGGGCTTGCCGATCTCCATGGGCACCATCTTGGTGGATGGTGAGCTGCGATCCAGCGCGGTCTCGAAATCCTGTAGGTTCTGAAGCAGTATCGGCCACGTTCCCCAGTGCATGGGCACCACCTGATCGCAGCCGATCATGGTGCAGGCGTGGGCCGCGTCCTCGGCGTCCATGGTGAAGCGTCCGCCGATGGGCAGAAAGGCCGTATCAATGTCGTGCCGCTCCCCGAACAGAGCCATATCGCCGAACAGGCCGGTGTCGCCCGCGTAGTAGAGGCAACGGCCGTCTTCGAACGTCAGGATGAATCCGGCGGGAGAGCCGGTGGCGGAGGAGTGCGCGGCCTGAACCATCTTGATCTTAATGCCATACCGTACGACGGTGCCGCCGATGTTCATGCCCACGCCGAGGGATTCCGGCAGGCCCTGCACGATCAGGCTCTGGATGACGTCGAAGATGGCAACCACTTCGGTGTCCAGCCGCGTGGCCAACTCAAGAGTCTGTCCCACGTGGTCCGCATGGTCGTGGGTGACAAGGATCAGGTCGGCTTCCTTGATGTCCTTGTAGGTCACCGGCGCCGCCGGATTGCCCACGAAGAACGGGTCGATGAGGATCGTGGTCTCGCGGTTTTTGATGCGAAAATTCGAATGACCGAACCAGGTGACTTCCATCGGTTCCTCCTAGTCGCCCCAGCGCCTGAACAGGTCGTGGGGGATATCCAGTTGATCCAGTGTCTTGCCGGCGATGAATCCGGCCAGGGCATCGACTCCGCCGGGTTCGTGGTAAAAGCCCGGGCAGGCCGGGAGTATCACGGCTCCTGCCTTGGCGG harbors:
- the uvrC gene encoding excinuclease ABC subunit UvrC, yielding MSPEYKFSATDFPRTPGVYLMKDSSGKIIYVGKASSLRARLASYFRAPEGLTPKTRALVERIASIDILLASSEKEALLLEASLIKKHRPRYNVVLRDDKQYVLFRLDKSHRYPRLVMTRKAVRDGAVHFGPFTSAAAAKQTWKLVGKVFQLRKCSDHAFNNRVRPCLYYDMGQCLGPCVLDVDPDEYREVVKRVELFLAGRTSELLDQLRREMQAASEVLEFERAARIRDQIRAVEQTVERQVAVLPDGKDLDVAAMAETVGGLGLGLLFIRQGKLLDEKHFFWPGLTLEEGPEALRSFLIQFYTKGKFLPPRIIAPGIEDPEVVSEALSEHSGKPVRVAVPYGSRDKHLVDLASRVALRAESDREVGVSVMLKNALRLDREPERIEGVDASHLGGQGMRVGQVVFVDGLRSKDDTRVYSVPESEGSSDDYAALAEWAARRVESGPPWPDLVLIDGGKGQLASVERALSEHGVDWPLASIAKGPSRRAGELEDRIFRPGRSNPMKLKPGSPELLFLQRVRDEVHRLVIGAQRKTRKQRVLDSQVGSIEGVGPKTARLLWDRFGGIDAMLEATLEDIMSLPGIGKKRATVIHEALERMRKAKSR
- a CDS encoding metal-dependent hydrolase — protein: MEVTWFGHSNFRIKNRETTILIDPFFVGNPAAPVTYKDIKEADLILVTHDHADHVGQTLELATRLDTEVVAIFDVIQSLIVQGLPESLGVGMNIGGTVVRYGIKIKMVQAAHSSATGSPAGFILTFEDGRCLYYAGDTGLFGDMALFGERHDIDTAFLPIGGRFTMDAEDAAHACTMIGCDQVVPMHWGTWPILLQNLQDFETALDRSSPSTKMVPMEIGKPFEI